A window from Mycolicibacterium tokaiense encodes these proteins:
- a CDS encoding ABC transporter permease codes for MSQVLAALSAERIKLVSTRAPWLAIAAAAGVCVALAALQAWGSRMGDIAPEDTAVAVAMVGVPVLMVVASMTVTSEFRTQMIRTTFLAVPNRYLVLAAKAVVSAAVAAVAAAAMVLASVVAAGLVAPPMTTDALSLLGGGPWLLAGAFALYAAVAAVLGVGVGALIRAAPGTVVLLLLWPLVIETVLALLPDIGPQVGPSLPFVNGVAFTGVELLRLGYDLRWGGVGGLVYFTAVAALVFAVASVVVDRRDA; via the coding sequence ATGAGTCAGGTCCTGGCGGCGCTGTCCGCCGAACGCATCAAGCTGGTCAGCACCCGGGCTCCGTGGCTGGCCATCGCCGCCGCGGCCGGGGTCTGCGTGGCACTGGCCGCGTTGCAGGCGTGGGGCAGCCGGATGGGAGACATCGCACCCGAGGACACCGCCGTCGCCGTCGCGATGGTCGGAGTGCCGGTGCTGATGGTGGTGGCATCGATGACCGTCACCTCGGAGTTCCGTACGCAGATGATTCGCACCACGTTCCTGGCGGTCCCCAATCGCTACCTGGTGCTCGCCGCCAAGGCGGTCGTCAGTGCGGCGGTGGCCGCGGTGGCCGCTGCGGCGATGGTGTTGGCCTCGGTGGTGGCCGCGGGCCTGGTGGCGCCGCCGATGACCACGGATGCGCTGTCGCTGCTAGGAGGCGGGCCGTGGCTGCTGGCCGGGGCTTTCGCGCTGTACGCGGCCGTTGCCGCGGTGCTGGGGGTCGGCGTCGGGGCGCTGATCCGCGCCGCTCCGGGCACTGTCGTTCTCTTGCTGTTGTGGCCGTTGGTGATCGAAACCGTCCTGGCGTTGCTGCCCGACATCGGGCCCCAGGTGGGGCCGTCCCTGCCCTTCGTCAACGGGGTGGCGTTCACCGGCGTAGAACTGCTCCGCCTGGGCTACGACCTGCGCTGGGGCGGTGTCGGGGGTCTGGTGTACTTCACCGCCGTCGCCGCCCTCGTCTTCGCCGTGGCCTCAGTCGTCGTCGACCGCCGCGACGCCTGA
- a CDS encoding ABC transporter ATP-binding protein: MIEMSGLTKVFGRGPRATRAVDDLTCRVESGVVTGFLGPNGAGKSTTMRLILGLDRPTSGSATVCGQPYRELRDPLRTVGALLDARSVHPSRSVRAHLHWIAAANSIPVARVDEVLGIVGLQDVSGRKAGALSLGMSQRMGIAAALLGDPPVLLFDEPVNGLDPEGIRWVRTLMRSLAAEGRAVLVSSHLLAEMANTADRLLVIGRGKLVATTSVEDFLARSRGGVVRVRSPHLEQLRAALVDAGIGFDDHPDVLAVSGASADVIGDLAARNDITLHELSPQKASLEDAYLELTDSVTDFRSVS; encoded by the coding sequence GTGATCGAGATGAGCGGGCTCACCAAGGTGTTCGGCCGGGGTCCGCGGGCCACCCGGGCCGTCGACGATCTGACCTGCAGGGTGGAATCCGGGGTGGTCACCGGCTTTCTCGGCCCCAACGGCGCGGGGAAATCCACCACCATGCGGCTCATCCTCGGGCTGGACCGGCCGACCTCGGGTTCGGCCACCGTCTGCGGGCAGCCTTACCGGGAGCTGCGCGATCCGCTGCGCACCGTGGGCGCGCTGCTCGACGCGCGCAGTGTGCACCCCAGCAGATCGGTGCGCGCCCACCTGCATTGGATCGCCGCCGCCAACTCCATTCCGGTCGCCCGGGTCGACGAGGTGCTGGGCATCGTCGGTCTGCAGGACGTGTCGGGCCGGAAAGCGGGAGCGCTGTCGCTGGGCATGAGCCAGCGGATGGGGATCGCCGCTGCGCTGTTGGGAGATCCGCCGGTGCTGCTGTTCGACGAACCGGTCAACGGGCTGGACCCCGAAGGCATCCGCTGGGTCCGCACGCTGATGCGCAGCCTGGCCGCCGAGGGCCGCGCGGTCCTGGTGTCGAGCCACCTGCTGGCCGAGATGGCCAACACCGCCGACCGGTTGTTGGTGATCGGGCGGGGAAAGCTGGTGGCCACCACCTCGGTGGAGGACTTCCTGGCGCGGTCGCGCGGCGGCGTGGTGCGCGTCCGCAGCCCGCACCTGGAGCAGCTGCGGGCGGCGCTGGTGGACGCCGGCATCGGCTTCGACGACCATCCGGATGTGCTGGCGGTCAGCGGTGCCTCGGCCGACGTCATCGGTGACCTGGCCGCCCGCAACGACATCACCCTGCACGAACTGAGCCCGCAGAAGGCGTCGCTGGAGGACGCGTACCTGGAACTGACCGACAGCGTCACCGACTTTCGGTCGGTGTCATGA
- a CDS encoding SGNH/GDSL hydrolase family protein, with product MLTGRYVALGSSMAAGPGIMPRVPGSPRRAGRSQRNYPHLVAQALQLDLTDVTYSGATTAHVLHEAQNGVPPQVEALRGDEVLVTVTIGGNDIGYVPALMAASLPRPVHRLPLLGPRLQEILDPEARERALLVLDSSLRAVAEVVRRRAPQARLLFVDYLTLLPPAGTPAPPLSAPDAELGRHLADRLLQATLATGCEVVGVAEASAEHHAWSQLPWTVGARFPIPGRPAPFHPNAAGMAAVAQMVVSRVRSPQ from the coding sequence ATGCTGACCGGCCGCTACGTCGCGTTGGGTTCCTCCATGGCGGCCGGCCCGGGCATCATGCCCCGGGTGCCGGGCTCACCGCGGCGTGCCGGCCGTTCGCAGCGCAACTACCCCCACCTCGTGGCGCAGGCGCTGCAGCTGGACCTCACCGATGTCACCTACTCCGGTGCCACCACCGCACACGTGCTGCACGAAGCGCAGAACGGGGTGCCGCCGCAGGTCGAGGCGCTGCGCGGGGACGAGGTGCTGGTGACCGTCACCATCGGTGGCAACGACATCGGCTACGTGCCCGCGCTGATGGCCGCGAGCCTGCCCCGGCCGGTTCACCGGCTGCCGCTGCTGGGCCCCCGGCTGCAGGAGATACTGGACCCCGAGGCCCGCGAGCGCGCCCTGCTGGTGCTGGACTCCTCGCTGCGCGCGGTCGCCGAGGTGGTGCGACGCAGGGCGCCGCAGGCCCGGCTGCTGTTCGTCGACTACCTGACCCTGCTGCCGCCGGCCGGGACCCCCGCGCCGCCGCTGAGCGCGCCCGACGCCGAGCTGGGCCGCCACCTGGCCGACCGGCTGCTGCAGGCCACCCTCGCCACCGGGTGTGAGGTAGTAGGTGTCGCCGAGGCCAGCGCCGAACACCACGCCTGGTCCCAGCTGCCGTGGACGGTGGGCGCCCGCTTCCCGATTCCGGGCCGCCCGGCACCGTTTCACCCCAACGCCGCCGGGATGGCTGCCGTCGCGCAGATGGTGGTGAGCCGCGTAAGGTCGCCGCAGTGA
- a CDS encoding thiazole synthase, whose amino-acid sequence MVDQLTIAGRSFGSRLILGTGGAANQAVLEEALIASGTELTTVAMRRVDAAEGTGVLALLDKLGIMALPNTAGCRGAAEAVLTAQLAREALGTDWVKLEVIADERTLLPDAIELVRAAEQLVDDGFTVLPYTTDDPVLARRLADTGCAAVMPLGSPIGTGLGIANPHNIAMIVEQAQVPVILDAGIGTASDAALAMELGCDAVLLASAVTRASNPPMMAAAMAAAVTAGHLARRAGRIPKRFWAQASSPDGAVTTC is encoded by the coding sequence GTGGTTGACCAACTGACGATCGCGGGCCGCAGCTTCGGCTCGCGGCTCATCCTCGGCACCGGCGGCGCCGCCAACCAGGCGGTGCTCGAGGAGGCGCTGATCGCGTCGGGCACCGAACTGACCACCGTCGCGATGCGCCGGGTCGACGCCGCCGAAGGCACCGGAGTGCTGGCGCTGCTGGACAAGCTGGGCATCATGGCGCTGCCCAACACCGCAGGCTGTCGCGGGGCCGCCGAGGCGGTGCTGACCGCGCAGCTGGCCCGCGAGGCCCTGGGCACCGACTGGGTGAAACTCGAGGTGATCGCCGACGAGCGCACCCTGCTGCCGGATGCCATCGAGCTGGTGCGCGCGGCCGAGCAGCTGGTCGACGACGGCTTCACCGTGCTGCCGTACACCACCGACGACCCGGTGCTGGCGCGGCGGCTGGCCGACACCGGCTGCGCGGCGGTGATGCCGTTGGGCTCACCCATCGGGACCGGACTCGGGATCGCCAATCCCCACAACATCGCGATGATCGTCGAGCAGGCGCAGGTCCCGGTGATCCTCGACGCCGGCATCGGCACCGCCTCGGACGCGGCGCTGGCCATGGAATTGGGTTGCGACGCCGTGCTTTTGGCCAGCGCCGTGACCCGGGCGTCGAACCCGCCGATGATGGCGGCCGCCATGGCCGCCGCCGTCACCGCCGGGCATCTGGCCCGCCGCGCCGGCCGCATCCCCAAGCGGTTCTGGGCGCAGGCGTCGAGCCCGGACGGTGCCGTCACCACATGCTGA
- the thiS gene encoding sulfur carrier protein ThiS, whose product MRIQFNDEDVEIAPQTTVAALLAQRGIAQKGVAVAVDWAVLPRSRWDTPLSEGARVEVVTAVQGG is encoded by the coding sequence ATGCGGATCCAGTTCAACGACGAGGACGTCGAGATCGCGCCGCAGACCACGGTGGCGGCGCTGCTGGCACAGCGGGGAATTGCGCAGAAAGGGGTGGCGGTGGCCGTCGACTGGGCGGTGCTGCCCCGGTCCCGGTGGGACACCCCGTTGTCCGAGGGAGCTCGAGTAGAGGTGGTGACGGCGGTGCAGGGTGGTTGA
- the thiO gene encoding glycine oxidase ThiO, producing the protein MQHRGTLAVIGGGVIGLSVARRATLDGWTVRVHRTPETGASWVAGGMLAPHSEGWPGEEELLRLGLESLALWTADGPGSYRDGLPAHIVTARESLVVAVDRADAADLATVGQWLSAQGHPVEVTTSARDIEPLLAQGIRHGLLARTELAVDNRAVLAALGEHCERLGVQWAGPVRDLAEVDADARVLANGIDAPTLWPGLAVRPVKGEVLRLRWRRGCLPVPQRVIRARVRGRQVYLVPRADGVVVGATQYEHGRDTAPTVAGVRELLDDACAVVPALGEYELAESAAGLRPMTPDNLPLVGRLDERTLVATGHGRSGFLLAPWTAATIGAQLSAVSV; encoded by the coding sequence ATGCAGCACAGGGGAACACTCGCGGTCATCGGCGGGGGCGTCATCGGCCTGTCGGTGGCCCGCCGCGCCACACTCGACGGCTGGACCGTGCGGGTGCACCGCACCCCCGAGACGGGTGCCTCCTGGGTGGCCGGCGGGATGCTCGCCCCGCACAGCGAGGGCTGGCCAGGTGAGGAGGAGCTGCTGCGCCTGGGCCTGGAGTCGCTGGCGTTGTGGACCGCCGACGGCCCGGGGTCCTATCGCGACGGACTGCCCGCCCACATCGTCACGGCCCGGGAGTCCTTGGTGGTGGCCGTCGACCGCGCCGACGCCGCCGATCTGGCCACGGTGGGGCAGTGGCTGTCGGCGCAGGGCCACCCGGTGGAGGTCACCACCAGCGCCCGTGACATCGAACCGCTTCTGGCGCAGGGCATCCGGCACGGCCTGCTCGCCAGGACCGAATTGGCCGTCGACAACCGCGCCGTCCTGGCCGCTCTGGGTGAACACTGCGAGCGACTCGGGGTGCAGTGGGCCGGCCCGGTTCGTGACCTCGCCGAGGTGGACGCCGACGCCCGCGTACTCGCCAACGGCATCGACGCACCGACGCTGTGGCCGGGCCTGGCAGTACGCCCGGTGAAAGGTGAAGTGCTGCGGCTGCGTTGGCGCCGCGGCTGCCTGCCTGTGCCGCAGCGCGTCATCCGCGCGCGGGTGCGCGGGCGCCAGGTCTATCTGGTGCCGCGGGCCGACGGCGTGGTGGTGGGTGCCACGCAGTACGAACACGGCCGCGACACCGCGCCGACGGTCGCCGGGGTGCGCGAACTGCTCGACGACGCCTGCGCGGTGGTCCCGGCGCTCGGTGAGTACGAACTCGCCGAAAGCGCCGCGGGACTGCGCCCCATGACGCCGGACAATCTGCCGCTGGTGGGCCGGCTCGACGAGCGCACCCTGGTGGCCACCGGTCACGGCCGCTCGGGTTTCCTGTTGGCGCCCTGGACCGCGGCCACGATCGGTGCGCAGTTGTCGGCCGTGAGCGTCTGA